A genomic segment from Streptomyces sp. NBC_01233 encodes:
- a CDS encoding GAF domain-containing protein yields the protein MPQMRLDELLEELQARINAARGTRDRVHSLLEAVVSVGRELDLSQVLRRIVEAAALLVDAQYGALGVIGPDGRTLSQFLTYGLTDEEIARIGPLPAGHGILGELIRHPEPLRLTELSADDASYGFPPHHPPMRTFLGVPIRVRDEVFGNLYLTDKRGGQDFDAEDESVISTLSVAAGVAIDNARLYEGSQRQQRWLQANAEITNSLLSGSPRLEVLELIARRAEEITGAALADVSVPVAGTDDLVVELALGADGDTRRGLVIPVKGTLSGAAYQAGAPVTTAGLAEDDRYTSGLRCFDGLGPAVAVPLGSAAKDTRGVLLLARHLGEPVFTEGELEPLLAFAGQAALALELAERRSGAEQLALLEDRDRIARDLHDLAIQRLFATGMTLQSAARLVQNEGAAERISRAVGDLDETIKIIRSTIFGLRAREEDTRPSLRAHVARAVGETATTLGFPPRLSMEGLLDTDVPAQAAEHVVAALSEMLSNAARHAHATRVEVSLQATSDEVILTVTDNGRGIPADGRRSGLRNLEERARSLRGTLQIARPDEGGSRLVWRAPLDAGGDAP from the coding sequence GGGCGAGAGCTGGACCTCTCCCAGGTTCTGCGGCGCATCGTGGAAGCCGCCGCGCTGCTGGTCGACGCCCAGTACGGCGCCCTCGGGGTCATCGGCCCCGACGGCCGGACCCTGTCGCAGTTCCTCACGTACGGGCTGACGGACGAGGAGATCGCCAGGATCGGTCCGCTGCCCGCGGGACACGGGATCCTGGGAGAACTCATCCGCCATCCTGAGCCGCTCAGGCTCACCGAGCTGAGCGCGGACGACGCGTCGTACGGATTCCCTCCCCACCATCCGCCCATGCGGACGTTCCTGGGCGTGCCGATCCGCGTACGGGACGAGGTGTTCGGCAACCTCTACCTGACCGACAAGCGCGGCGGCCAGGACTTCGACGCCGAGGACGAATCGGTGATCTCCACCCTGTCCGTCGCGGCCGGTGTGGCCATCGACAACGCCCGGCTCTACGAAGGCTCGCAGCGCCAGCAGCGATGGCTGCAGGCGAACGCGGAGATCACCAACAGCCTGCTCTCCGGCAGTCCGCGCCTGGAGGTCCTGGAGCTCATCGCCCGCCGCGCCGAGGAGATCACGGGCGCAGCGCTCGCCGACGTGTCCGTGCCCGTCGCCGGGACGGACGACCTCGTCGTCGAGCTGGCCCTCGGTGCGGACGGCGACACCCGCCGTGGCCTGGTGATCCCGGTCAAGGGCACCCTCTCCGGCGCCGCCTATCAAGCCGGTGCGCCCGTGACCACGGCCGGCCTCGCGGAGGACGACCGGTACACCTCAGGCCTCCGCTGCTTCGACGGCCTGGGTCCGGCGGTCGCCGTCCCCCTGGGCTCCGCCGCCAAGGACACCCGGGGCGTGCTGCTGCTCGCCCGGCACCTGGGAGAGCCCGTCTTCACGGAAGGTGAACTGGAGCCGCTGCTGGCCTTCGCCGGCCAGGCCGCGCTCGCCCTGGAGCTGGCCGAACGCCGGAGCGGCGCCGAGCAGCTCGCGCTCCTGGAGGACCGTGACCGGATCGCCCGGGACCTGCACGACCTGGCGATCCAGCGGCTGTTCGCGACGGGGATGACCCTGCAGAGTGCCGCCCGGCTCGTGCAGAACGAGGGCGCGGCCGAACGCATTTCGCGCGCCGTGGGGGACCTCGACGAAACCATCAAGATCATCCGCTCCACCATTTTCGGCCTCCGCGCGCGCGAGGAGGACACCCGACCGAGCCTGCGGGCACACGTGGCCCGCGCCGTGGGCGAGACGGCGACCACGCTTGGTTTCCCGCCGCGCCTCAGCATGGAAGGGCTCCTCGACACCGACGTTCCGGCGCAGGCGGCCGAACACGTCGTGGCGGCCCTCTCAGAAATGCTGAGCAACGCCGCCCGCCACGCCCACGCGACGCGTGTCGAGGTCTCCTTGCAGGCCACCAGCGACGAAGTCATCCTCACCGTGACGGACAACGGCCGGGGCATACCCGCCGATGGCAGGCGCAGCGGCCTGCGCAACCTTGAGGAGCGGGCCCGGAGCCTGCGCGGCACGCTGCAGATCGCGCGCCCGGACGAGGGCGGCAGCCGCCTCGTGTGGCGGGCGCCGCTCGATGCCGGCGGCGACGCCCCGTGA
- a CDS encoding pyridoxamine 5'-phosphate oxidase family protein, with the protein MKDEATQRTVDDHREAVAPRRMTRLDRAEALRLLGSVSLGRIVFTQHALPAVRPVNHLMDGDDIIVQPHDGATLASIVAPTDATGVVVAYEADAIDPETHIGWSVVVTGYARRVTDPGELARFATRLRPWFDHPAANAALRIRPDLVTGLQLTT; encoded by the coding sequence ATGAAGGACGAAGCCACGCAGCGAACGGTGGATGACCACCGGGAGGCGGTGGCGCCCCGGCGCATGACCCGGCTCGACCGCGCCGAGGCACTGCGCCTGCTCGGCTCCGTCTCCCTGGGGCGCATCGTCTTCACCCAGCACGCCCTGCCGGCCGTCCGCCCCGTCAACCACCTCATGGACGGCGACGACATCATCGTCCAGCCCCACGACGGCGCGACGCTCGCTTCCATCGTCGCGCCCACCGACGCCACAGGCGTCGTGGTGGCCTACGAGGCGGACGCCATCGACCCTGAAACGCACATCGGCTGGAGCGTCGTGGTCACCGGCTACGCCCGCCGGGTCACCGATCCCGGCGAACTCGCACGCTTCGCCACCCGCCTGCGCCCATGGTTCGACCACCCCGCCGCGAACGCCGCGCTACGCATCCGGCCCGACCTGGTCACGGGCTTGCAGCTCACCACATAA